One genomic region from Bombus terrestris chromosome 15, iyBomTerr1.2, whole genome shotgun sequence encodes:
- the LOC100642741 gene encoding 39S ribosomal protein L35, mitochondrial — MLRILSTAIRDIALRNSVVRVTSSLILKQCLITQCIQYRFFGAFSSTINKCNDVGNTKQKPIFGKIQVDSVVSPTLVSTTTPARTVTKYSRRKGKRKSVKAVLDRFYRLNWGIWIRTFAGRHRSLWKKSQRRKYRLRQHVFCNATQSTMLDKMVTSYWKRPHYYVDDPYNPYHNREEFPFTRTKPRPF; from the exons ATGTTGCGTATTCTTAGTACCGCTATTCGAG ATATTGCTTTGCGGAACAGTGTTGTCAGAGTAACAAGTTCTCTGATCCTTAAACAATGCCTTATTACACAATGTATTCAATATAGGTTCTTTGGTGCGTTTTCTTCTACAATAAATAAATGCAACGATGTTGGTAACACTAAACAAAAGCCAATATTTGG CAAGATACAAGTTGACAGCGTTGTATCTCCAACGCTGGTAAGTACAACAACTCCTGCGAGAACAGTTACAAAATATTCTAGGAGGAAAGGTAAAAGAAAATCTGTGAAAGCTGTGCTTGATAGGTTCTATAGATTAAAttg gGGCATATGGATCAGAACTTTTGCTGGACGTCATAGAAGTTTGTGGAAAAAGTCTCAGAGAAGGAAATATAGACTGAGACAGCATGTTTTCTGTAATGCAACGCAATCTACTATGTTGGACAAAATGGTAACAAGCTATTGGAAAAGACCGCACTATTATGTGGATGATCCTTATAATCCATATCACAACCGCGAAGAGTTTCCTTTTACAAGAACCAAACCAAGACCATTCTAG